The Euphorbia lathyris chromosome 2, ddEupLath1.1, whole genome shotgun sequence genome includes a window with the following:
- the LOC136217572 gene encoding phospholipase A1 PLIP1, chloroplastic — MACNSMAVAAPNHKEYNGLRPSQSFKDLRHKAVLRRSVSDNHLCSSINRICAASMQPKLKGSRSFGIFPFEISTSLIPNSLRSLFDTETSKDIDLVEKNVETMVESEEEESKVKRANWVARLLEIRSHWKNRQQEEDTDGDGDEVCDVEDNSECNSCDVDGCIVDDDEMEKEGEDIKYDRQTFSRFLAHVPWSDIKLFSKLAFLCNMAYVIPEIKVKDLRRHCGLQFVTSSLEKKAEAAAIKAKLDEHSADLLDSSFTKSKLKETDKSGQKRAALRSSVYEIAASAASFVQAQAEDYSSCGSKFEEGNCRQTVEDAESSPRVYKSEVAAVVAASTMTAVVAAGEKEKQKAATALQSLHSSPCEWFICDDLSTYTRCFVIQGSDSLASWQANLFFEPAKFEGTEVLVHRGIYEAAKGIYEQFMPEIIEHLTTYGERAKLQFTGHSLGGSLSLLVNLMLLTRKVVKPSALRPVVTFGSPFVFCGGQKILNALGLDDSHILSVMMHRDIVPRAFSCNYPNHVAQVLKRLNAPFRSHPCLLKNKLLYSPLGKLFILQPDEKSSPPHPLLPPGCALYTLDKTHCGYTANALSAFLNCPHPLETLSDPTAYGSEGTILRDHDSSNYLEAVNSVLKQTSKAALHRVRDERNLLWPLFASPSPHSWNHEINSESNSLVAKEVMTV, encoded by the exons ATGGCATGCAATTCAATGGCCGTTGCTGCCCCCAACCACAAAGAATACAATGGTCTTCGTCCTTCACAATCCTTCAAAGATCTGCGCCACAAAGCAGTACTAAGAAGATCAGTTTCAGACAACCATCTTTGTTCTTCTATTAATCGAATTTGTGCTGCATCAATGCAGCCTAAGTTAAAAGGTAGCCGTTCCTTTGGGATCTTTCCTTTCGAAATCTCTACTTCCCTAATCCCGAATTCGCTACGATCACTGTTCGATACAGAAACTAGCAAAGACATTGATTTAGTAGAGAAAAATGTTGAAACTATGGTAGAAAGCGAGGAGGAGGAATCGAAGGTAAAGAGAGCAAATTGGGTGGCGAGGCTATTGGAGATTAGAAGTCATTGGAAGAATAGGCAGCAAGAAGAGGATACAGATGGTGATGGAGATGAGGTTTGTGATGTAGAAGACAACAGTGAATGCAATAGTTGTGATGTGGATGGCTGCATAGTAGATGATGATGAGATGGAGAAGGAAGGAGAAGATATTAAATATGATCGTCAAACGTTTTCGAGATTTTTGGCTCATGTACCTTGGTCTGATATCAAGCTGTTCTCTAAGCTGGCTTTCCTCTGCAACATGGCTTATGTTATACCTGAGATCAAG GTGAAGGATTTGAGAAGACATTGTGGGTTACAATTTGTAACATCCTCCCTAGAAAAGAAAGCAGAGGCAGCAGCTATTAAAGCAAAACTTGATGAGCACTCTGCTGATTTACTTGATTCTTCCTTTACCAAATCTAAATTGAAGGAAACTGATAAATCTGGGCAAAAGCGTGCAGCACTCCGTTCATCAGTTTATGAGATTGCTGCTTCAGCAGCATCTTTTGTCCAAGCACAAGCAGAAGACTATTCATCTTGTGGCTCTAAGTTTGAGGAGGGTAATTGTAGACAAACAGTTGAAGATGCGGAAAGCTCACCCCGAGTATACAAATCAGAGGTTGCTGCAGTTGTCGCAGCATCAACGATGACCGCAGTGGTTGCAGCAGGAGAGAAAGAGAAACAGAAGGCAGCAACTGCTCTTCAATCACTTCATTCATCACCTTGTGAGTGGTTTATTTGTGATGACTTGAGTACGTATACTCGTTGCTTTGTGATTCAG GGATCAGACTCCTTAGCATCATGGCAAGCAAACCTCTTCTTTGAACCTGCTAAATTTGAG GGGACAGAAGTGCTTGTTCACAGAGGGATTTACGAAGCAGCAAAGGGAATCTATGAGCAATTTATGCCAGAGATAATTGAGCATTTGACTACATACGGAGAGCGTGCAAAGCTTCAATTTACTGGCCATTCTCTTGGGGGTAGTCTCTCTCTTTTAGTCAACCTAATGCTACTAACCAGGAAGGTTGTCAAGCCCTCCGCTCTTCGACCAGTGGTCACTTTTGGTTCACCATTTGTATTCTGTGGCGGCCAAAAGATACTGAACGCTTTGGGATTGGATGACAGCCATATTCTCTCTGTGATGATGCATAGAGATATTGTTCCAAGAGCTTTCTCCTGCAACTACCCTAAccatgttgctcaagtccttaaACGTTTAAACGCTCCCTTTCGATCTCATCCTTGTCTGCTAAAGAAT AAACTATTGTACTCTCCACTTGGTAAACTATTCATTCTCCAGCCAGATGAGAAGTCATCACCTCCACACCCTCTACTCCCTCCCGGATGTGCTCTTTATACATTAGATAAGACACACTGTGGATACACAGCGAATGCTCTAAGCGCATTCCTCAACTGTCCGCATCCACTAGAAACTCTAAGCGATCCCACAGCCTACGGTTCAGAAGGTACGATCTTAAGAGACCATGACTCAAGCAACTATCTGGAGGCAGTAAACAGCGTTCTTAAACAAACTTCAAAAGCAGCTCTTCATAGAGTAAGAGATGAGAGAAATCTATTGTGGCCATTGTTTGCTTCGCCGTCCCCGCATTCATGGAACCACGAGATTAACTCTGAGAGTAACAGTTTGGTGGCCAAAGAGGTCATGACAGTGTAA